caccagaaatcgacaacaatcgaaaaatcaacagattaaacacctaatcttcatctgtgaacttcctagatatgaatatttttggggttttggttttatttttctcacttaatcaaggagaatagaagttactctaaatacttaaatataaagcgggtttaaacccgtttaaacccatacccgcccaacccgtagcgggcgggtaacaaaacccgcccacTGTttatgggtgcggggttggttatgaaaaaaaaacccgcaaTTTATGGGtgtgaggttggttttagcttacaCCCACCCATACCCGcacatgtgcagccctagttcttCCTGCATGAGTATCCCAAAGTTCTAAATCAATCAAGCAAAAAGTTCATTCTGCAAATCAGATAGCAGCACCAAGAAACAGTTTTTCTTTCAAAGAATATTCAGCATTTAAGAAGTTCACCTATCACGTGCATCAACCATAAAAAAACCTCATAAAAAGAAGGGTATTTCAGTCAATTCCAACAACTCAACGTAGGGTCCATAAACAATCTCTGTGGGACCACCCGATACATCTAACGGCCCTCAACTCTGATACACCAGTTATCTCTTCCAGCAAACATAAAAGCCTCTTCCGCAGTTACTGAGTCTCCATCTCATAATCCACCACCGTTTAATataatccaacggtgaatatatgtccacatcatcatcttcttctttcttcttctctgctcctTCGATATATAAACAtttcgttttcttcttcgtctctttctttttttcctccCCTGTAGTGTCCCTTTTCTCTAGGGTTTCCGATATTTACAGACCACGACTTCATAAAATTCGATGGTTTCTCACTCATTCTCAGAGTGAAAAATAATTTCTCTCAAAAAACTTGATTTTGGTTACACTGGCCGGTGGTGGTGATTCAATTTGGAAGTGgcgaaattaggtaatttttgtTTTACATTGTTATTTTTATGggattttagggttagggttttgatattttttgtttgtttgattttttttgggtGTGAATTTACTGTTCGTGGTGTTTCTGGTTGTTTCGATTGTTATCTATCTGCATTGTTACTTGAATTGGAAGTgtgtaattagggtttgagaaatttttgttcttgttttttgTTGATAGGGTTTTGGTTGGGGAGAAGGAATTGTTACTGTGGTGGTGATTAATTAATGGCTATAGTGAAAAATAATTTTGGGGTATCAAGATTAGATGAAGAGTTAATGGTAGGAGGTAAAGGGAGTAAAGCTACTGATGGTGATGATGAACAAGAGCTTCAGAAAAGAaattctgattctgattctgattctgaaggTACTGGTGGTGAAGATGATGaggatgacgatgatgatgacgacGAGGATGAtatggatgaagatgaagatgatattgaTTCAGGAGCGGGTTCTGATGATTTTGATTTATCGGAATTGGGTGAAATTGGGGAGGAGTTTTGTCAAGTTGGGGATAATAGTTGTAGTATACCTTATGAGTTATATGATCTTAAGGATTTGGGGGAGATTTTATCAGTTGATGTTTGGAATGAGTTGCTTACTGAGGAGGAGCGTTTTAGTCTAGCGGAGTACTTGCCTGATATGGACCAAGATACGTTTACGCGTACTCTGAAGCAGCTCTTTTCAGGGAATAATTTTCATTTTGGGAATCCTGTTGCTAAGTTGTTTGATTTGTTGAAGGGGGGATTATGTCAGCCGAGAGTTAAAATGTATCGGCAAGGTTTACATTTCTTGCAAAAGCGTGAACATTACCATCGCTTGCGCAAGTATCAGAATTCTATGGTTGGTAATTGTGTCCATATGAGAGATGCTTGGAGTAACTGTAAGGGTTATAGTATGCAGGAGAAGCTTCGGGTTCTTAGCATAAGGAAAAGTCAGAAGAGCTTGGTGTATGAAAATATGCAAGGTATTGGAGGGGAGATTGATGGATCACATGAAGGTTTATTGGCTAGAGGACAGAAGGACATTCGAGTTGGGTCAAGGATGGGATCTCGAGCAATGCGTCCAGCAATAGTGGGCCAATCTTTAAGGGATTGGTCAATGATGAAACATGGGAAACAAAATCATAAAGGGAATTTCAACTCTGCTGGATCCAAAAATATATCGGCGAATGACACAATGGGAAGCTCTCAAATTCATCAAGGATTGGGGACAAAATCTAGACCGAACAGCTCGAAATTAGCTCTTCCTTGGCAAGATACTGCATTATTAAAGTATGATTTGGAACCTTCTCATAGTAGGAGAGGTCAAATAAGAAGTGAGAATGAGCTGGAAGAGTCCTCTTATGATATGAGTCTGCTGAGAGACCGCAGTGCCACTCATGCTGGTACAATGGCTAAATCAAAATACGGAAGAAAACAGGAGTTTCTGAAAAGTGAAGATTACTACGGCAGTGAAAGGTATGCAGATTCTCTTTCGTCCTTGAAGAATCAAAATTCAAATTTACATGCCAGAAACAGACCTATTAATTCGATGGCAGACATGGAGATGTTAAGGGGAAGACCGGTAGGTGATAGAAATCTTTATGATTATCCATTTCGAGATGCTGGAAAAAAGCCAAAGTATCTGGACAAGTTCCAGCTATCTGCACTTGAAGATCAGATGAATGTGGGGAAAGATCGAGCTCTGCCTTTAAAAGGAATGCCAGTTGATTGGCCTGATGAAAGTCCAGCCTTTCGGCATAGTAATCCACAAGGAGCTTTCTCTGGGAACCAACCAGTTAAATTTGATGGTTGGGATGCGAGACCTAAGAAATCTAATGTGGGTCAAGAGCTTCGTACCAGTAAGCACAATCTAACTCCTTTCCCTAAAGGTAAATCTTACATAGTTCCAACTCAGACAATCTACCCACCAGATTATAGAGGCAAAACATTCCAAACAGGAGGTAAGATGAGTTCCATCCGAAATGGAGGGTTGGATATGGAAGATCCCAGACAGTTTAATAGGCACACTCAATCTCAAAGTGAAGAAACAGAATCAGACTCCTCAGATCAAGAtgacgatgatgaagaagaagagtataATCCCCTTAAGAAGAAGTTGGGTTATGGTGGCCGCCCTACTACCGCCAAACCTGATAAGATCACGAGGAAAGGTAAGGAGTTCGCACAGTCTCTCAACTACTCGTCCAAAAAGGTTATGGACATTGGTGAACAGATGTACATGCCAGAGTTTCCATTGTCTTCTTCAGGGAGAAGTAAGGATAAGATGTTGAGCCCCAATTTCCCACATAATCATGCTGCCAGCTCTTTGCAGGAAAGTGTTTTTCCTGGATCAGTTAAGCTATCTGATGATGGAAAGCTGACTAATAAATCAATGAAGAATGGCCACGTGCTGGTTGATCCTGCTGAAAGGATGCAAATCCCAATGTCAAAGGTCTTGCATgcggaaaaaaagagaaaagggaAAGTGGATTACGACAATTCTGTGTCTCAGCCAAAATACACGGAAGAGTACACAGATGAAGAGGATGGCAAAATCATTAGTAAATCAGGAAAGAAAGGTATAAAGACTGAAGCTCTTGAAAACCCGATGATGTCACTGGTAGGGTGCAATTCAGTTTCAAAGAAACGGAAAGGAAAGGCTGATTTGACGTACATGGAGGGGTTAGATGGAACTGATTACATACAATGTGGTCCTGACCAGCAGACTGATGATCCTTCTTCCTTGAAGAAACGGGGCAGAAGGCAAGTCGAAGCTCAAAATTCTCCTTCTATGGTGGTTTCTGAGCCACTTGTTCCAGATAGAGAAGTTGCAGATATAGAGCCAGAAGCTAAACCAGTAAAGAAACCATATGTCCCGATCACTCCTACTGTTCACACTGGCTTTTCATTCTCTATTGTGCATCTCCTTACAGCGATTCGTTTCGCTATGGTTACTCCTCTTCCAGATGATGGCTCACAAATTGGTAATCTTCAGGTGAAGATAGAGACTGGTGTTAGCGGGGATCCAGAAATTGCAGGGTCGAAGAACTTACTGTCTCTCACTGTTCAAGAGATTGTGAGCCGTGTAAAATTAAACCCTGGGGATCCTTGTATTCTTGAGACGCAGGAGCCACTTCAAGATTTAGTCAGAGGGGTTTTGAAGATATTTTCATATAAGACAGCACCTTTAGGGGCAAAGTCTTGGAAAGCATTGGTGGTTTATGAAAAAACTACAAAAAGCTGGTCCTGGATTGGGCCAGTTTTACCCACTAGCTCTTCGGACCCAGACATAGCAAAAGAGGAGACTTCTCCCGAGGCTTGGGGTCTTCCTCATAAGATGCTTGTGAAGTTGGTTGATTCATTTGCTAACTGGTTGAAAAGTGGTCAAGAAACCCTGCAGCAAATTGGAAGCCTACCTCCACCTCCTATGGCTCTGATGCAACCCGTTTTGGATGAAAAGGAAAGGTTTAGAGACTTGAGAGCTCAGAAGAGTCTCTCAACCATTAGCCCCAACACTGAAGAAGTGAGGGCATATTTTCGGCGGGAGGAAGTACTAAGATATTTAGTTCCTGACAGAGCCTTTTCTTACACAGCTGCTGATGGTAAGAAAACCACTGTTGCTCCACTGAGGAGGTGTGGTGGTAAACCAACGTCAAAGGCCAGAGATCACTTTATGCTTAAAATTGATCGGCCGCCTCATGTCACGATTCTTTGTCTTGTCAGAGATGCAGCTGCTAGACTGCCTGGAGGTATTGGCACAAGAGCAGATGTTTGTACCCTTATACGAGACTCACAGTACGTTGttgaagatgttggtgatgcacAAGTTAACCAGGTCGTTAGTGGAGCGCTGGACCGTCTGCATTATGAACGCGATCCTTGTGTACTGTTTGATGGAGATAGGAAGTTATGGGTTTACATGCATAGAAATAGGGAAGAAGAAGACTTTGATGACGATGGTACCGCGTCTACGAAGAAATGGAAGAGGCAGAGGAAAGATCCTGCAGAAGAATCAGGAGCTGTACCTGGTGCTTTTCTTGGTGCAGGAGAGCAAAACAGTCTTGCTTCTGATCTCAATCTCGATCAATTGTCCATGGGTTTAGACGGTAGAATGGAAGTTATGTATAATAAAGATCTGAGGCCATCAGGTGTGGAGAAGTCCGAGTCATTTGTTCTCCCAGCTCAAATTGACCATCAGGGTCAGCCAGTGGCTTGGGGTTTGAATCCTCTGCAAGAGAACAAAATGGCGTGTCAAGAAAACACAACAACCGAGGTGTTGGATGATGGCACATTTAACAGAGAAAGGACTGTTGGTGGGCTCATAAGTGCAAGCTTATTATGAGTACTTACTTATCATGCCTTATTTGTCCTGGTACGTTTTTGTTTCCTTGtgcttgtt
This portion of the Papaver somniferum cultivar HN1 chromosome 11, ASM357369v1, whole genome shotgun sequence genome encodes:
- the LOC113320777 gene encoding uncharacterized protein LOC113320777, which gives rise to MAIVKNNFGVSRLDEELMVGGKGSKATDGDDEQELQKRNSDSDSDSEGTGGEDDEDDDDDDDEDDMDEDEDDIDSGAGSDDFDLSELGEIGEEFCQVGDNSCSIPYELYDLKDLGEILSVDVWNELLTEEERFSLAEYLPDMDQDTFTRTLKQLFSGNNFHFGNPVAKLFDLLKGGLCQPRVKMYRQGLHFLQKREHYHRLRKYQNSMVGNCVHMRDAWSNCKGYSMQEKLRVLSIRKSQKSLVYENMQGIGGEIDGSHEGLLARGQKDIRVGSRMGSRAMRPAIVGQSLRDWSMMKHGKQNHKGNFNSAGSKNISANDTMGSSQIHQGLGTKSRPNSSKLALPWQDTALLKYDLEPSHSRRGQIRSENELEESSYDMSLLRDRSATHAGTMAKSKYGRKQEFLKSEDYYGSERYADSLSSLKNQNSNLHARNRPINSMADMEMLRGRPVGDRNLYDYPFRDAGKKPKYLDKFQLSALEDQMNVGKDRALPLKGMPVDWPDESPAFRHSNPQGAFSGNQPVKFDGWDARPKKSNVGQELRTSKHNLTPFPKGKSYIVPTQTIYPPDYRGKTFQTGGKMSSIRNGGLDMEDPRQFNRHTQSQSEETESDSSDQDDDDEEEEYNPLKKKLGYGGRPTTAKPDKITRKGKEFAQSLNYSSKKVMDIGEQMYMPEFPLSSSGRSKDKMLSPNFPHNHAASSLQESVFPGSVKLSDDGKLTNKSMKNGHVLVDPAERMQIPMSKVLHAEKKRKGKVDYDNSVSQPKYTEEYTDEEDGKIISKSGKKGIKTEALENPMMSLVGCNSVSKKRKGKADLTYMEGLDGTDYIQCGPDQQTDDPSSLKKRGRRQVEAQNSPSMVVSEPLVPDREVADIEPEAKPVKKPYVPITPTVHTGFSFSIVHLLTAIRFAMVTPLPDDGSQIGNLQVKIETGVSGDPEIAGSKNLLSLTVQEIVSRVKLNPGDPCILETQEPLQDLVRGVLKIFSYKTAPLGAKSWKALVVYEKTTKSWSWIGPVLPTSSSDPDIAKEETSPEAWGLPHKMLVKLVDSFANWLKSGQETLQQIGSLPPPPMALMQPVLDEKERFRDLRAQKSLSTISPNTEEVRAYFRREEVLRYLVPDRAFSYTAADGKKTTVAPLRRCGGKPTSKARDHFMLKIDRPPHVTILCLVRDAAARLPGGIGTRADVCTLIRDSQYVVEDVGDAQVNQVVSGALDRLHYERDPCVLFDGDRKLWVYMHRNREEEDFDDDGTASTKKWKRQRKDPAEESGAVPGAFLGAGEQNSLASDLNLDQLSMGLDGRMEVMYNKDLRPSGVEKSESFVLPAQIDHQGQPVAWGLNPLQENKMACQENTTTEVLDDGTFNRERTVGGLISASLL